The Primulina eburnea isolate SZY01 unplaced genomic scaffold, ASM2296580v1 ctg739_ERROPOS11973397, whole genome shotgun sequence sequence ACCGACATATGTTGCTGAGAAATCAAAGTAGAACCTGGTTTTTGATCAACAAGTATAAAGCTTAAACTAATACCAAGAACATAAAGACTGCAAATTTAACTACATGATGTTAGTCAATATTGGCTATTTTTACTTGTTTTTGTAGGCTTTAAGACCGAAAGTTGGAAATTCAACGAATCCACAGCCATCTCCTGCAGTGAAAAACCATTGAAAGAAGCCCCACAAGAAGCTGAAAGAGAAGAATTTCCCCAAGGCTCTAACTTGTTTCCTGGAGGCAAGCAAGACCGAATAAATTTAGAAGACTTGTGCATTAAAATACTGTTTTCCAAACAAGATTTATGGTGAGTGTATACTGGAGCTCACTTTGCTAACTTGGCTCCCTGAGGAGTGTGGAAGCTGTTAATTAAGTGAGCGGTAGCCGTCCCACTTGGGTATGTCAGTTTGAAGTCTATGATCATTATCTGAAAACCATTTAAAACATAGATTCAGATTCTGAGTTCGGAATTAAGTGATAATATTGAGAATATTATACTTCTGTGTCTGTACAGGACAAATCGACATACATAATATGTCAAGTATTACATATGTGATTTCAAAGATGAGAATCTATATGAATGTATCTCCTTTATAAAACCACTAGGCAATAAGTCAAAGAGGAAACACCATATCCTAAATAAGGTGGGAGTGTAAGTCATTCCACCGCTAGTGAAACTGCCTAACTATTGAGAAGTTGATGCCCACTACTCCCGATGAATTTCAACCTTAATCTAACCTATATGGGTTACAAGTAGCACATAATTGACACCTACACCCCATCTCCCATCAAAATCCTGCAGAACAGTGACAGCACCTAATGGTAATTCTTTCTAAGTTCGCTTCCCAACTAGAGCACCAATATTAGGCCATAATCTCAAAGGAGAGTTCGTCCCCAATTCAGTTCGAAAAATCCCTCACACTTTGTTGCAGAACGATATAGGACATGCATGTAACAGCCGTAAAGGCAAGTAACAGCACCAAATAGATGGGAGTATGGAGTCAGAGAGAATGTACAGACCTTACGGAGAGGCACCACGGAAAAGAGTCCCAAAAAGCTAACCACAAAAAGGAATCCAATCATCCACGTGAGGGCTGGATTCTTGATATTTTGTGAGTCATTAGCTTCAGTAGATGTTTTGGCAATAGTTTCACTCATACCAAAAAGATAGCTGCCAAAACCTCCTGTAAAAATTGATTGATCAAAATTTGTACATTCAAAAGCTGCATTTCAATGAACATTCTAGCACATACTCCACATTTATCATTTTGTTTGTATTCTCATTACAAACGTTCTCTCTTATTTGGGAAATTCAGGAGTCTTTTTCTTTAATTTGGAGTCAGGGAGACCTCAATGAATTTTAGACTTTAGAACACTTTTCCTGTAATTTTATCAACGGTTCACGATCGCGGGTTCCAATTATTTATCGTCACCGTGACCGCCACCAAGAAATTCAGTGTGTATACTACTACATTTACTCGATGGATAATTATTAGATTTACGAAGTATATTGTTGTTCGTCGAGAAATAAATGTATTAAACTAGAAGACGACAAAAAATAGTAAAGACTTGACTTTGGATAACGGATCACATGGGATTGAAATCATCTTTAAATCCCAAAACAAATATCATTAAATTCAGTTTTTGATATTTCCAAATCTGGGACCCTCTGCATATTCTTGAATATCAAACCTCGCATGCATACGTTCTGGACCGTTGACTAAATTGTTCTAACGTATCCAAGACGCTAAATTATATGCTAATAATCACatctaaaaatatttatgaaaaaaagTTTATAACAAATAATGGTGGGGCAAAAGTTAATATTATGGTGTGTTTGGAacatattaaatttataaattataaagaaattattatttgaaaacaaaattagagataaaaacttgtgtgagacggtctcacgggtcgtatctgtgagacggatctcttatttgggtcatccatgaaaatgtattactttttatgctaagagtattacttttttttgtgaatatggatagggttgacccgtctcacatgagatccactcAAAATTAGAAACTGAGAATAAAAAGATGGGACCATTTTTGATCAATAGTTAATTCAAATCAATGATTAAAAATTACACAAActgatttttggaaaaaaattttTAAGCCAAAAATGATATCTTTTTGTGATGACAAACAATCCCTTAATTAATATTTCCCTGCCATTTAAATGTGAACTCCAGCGGTGCCCGCCCACCATTAATACTTAAAAAAGTCTTCCCACTATGCATTCACTTGTGAAGTGCACTATACAGTTGCTAAGGTCCACTAAATGCTTGTTATTATGACATGAATCATTCTGACAGGTGAACTGGTAATATTTccaggaaaaaaaatattttttattaattaaataagaaattaatcTCGATTATCTAGGATAGTAGTTTTTGTGGTGTAACATATGCTAATAAAATACTAATGATGATATATATTATTAGCATATGTTACaccacaaaatatatatatatatatatatatatatatataaccttGAAACctctaaattaaataatatttcatatGAACACGCAaaagattaaaaataaaaataaaaatatatatatatatttcatattgCCAGGTTGGGAAAAAAATTTGGAGCAATTATTTTTTGCCAGAAATCAACATAGAAAGATGGGACACAGCAAGGCGATCTACGTCtttattacttattattataatttcttgagattcatgaaattttatattCATTACTTTGTCCCAAATACTCGAATTGTAGACAAATATGATGGCTTCACTATCCTTctagaataaaaaatataaatattccaTGTTCTCGTCATATTTTCACAAGTACAATAATCAAGAAAGAAAaggcaaaaaaaaaatctcaaactaaTCAATATTTAAAGAGAAATGATATAAATGGATAATTGAAAGAATAATCAAGTAAATAAATGGACAATAATGAAGCTAAGTGATGGTGCGTACCGCTGAAGGCTATGCCGGAGGAAGCTACAACACAGGTCTGAATCACAGTGTTCTCCTGCCTCGTAAATGGCTGTCTGAGAAACCCAGATTTCTCCAGAAACTTGGTCCAAACTTTGAGGAAGAAGAACCCCAAAAGCCCCGCCGACACATTCAGCGAAGGGATGATACCCGTCGTCAGATTCAGCTTCATCACTATGAAAGTGAAGAGAATACTAAGAACAAAGCTCACGAAGAAGGCCCTGAAGGTGAGCTGCTTCTGCCATGGCGGAACCTCTTTGCTCTCGAATATCTTCTCCACTGACTCCTCTTTTTCCACGATTTCTTTGCTGTGATCGATATTCAGGTCATCTTCGTTAAAACCATTGGTTCTTTCGGGCTTCCGATTGTTGATGCTCGTGGAGTTTTGATCCATTTGGGTTTATGAATCGATCTTTTGGGTGGATTGTGTGGGTAAGAGCAATAGATGTTTGGCTCAGGTCATGATCATATATGTAGCTAGACATATTGGATAATTATACGTAtatattgtttattttttaaaaaataaaaataaatatatgtattaTATAGTATGTATCGGGGCTTTCAAAGTTTTCGCAATCTAATTTGTGAATGCCTGCTGGTTGGGTTGACTTTAACGATGAGAACAAGTGGGGAAAAGGTTGAATTTTTTAGCGTTCCCATTCCAGTTTAACTTAAACCACAACTTGACTCACGAGTGATCATGACCAATATTatacaataaataaattttggaaATGTTGTATAAATTGAAAAtatgcattttaattaattattttgctATAAGTATTTCTATTTATTAGAGTAGATGAATACCAAAAAAATAAGGCTTTCAGAATCGACGTAAATAAATAGATACAgaggtaattttttttaaataaattattaaaagttcATAGCTAAGAATATATCATTTCTTGACAAACTCAAAATTTATTATGTACGATACAGTGCATTTGTGCCAAATGAAGCAACTGAAAAGGCCAAATCTAATACCAGATTCACAAGATAATCCCAAATTCCACTGTCAATGCTAGtccaaattttcataaaatatgttCACTTGATCAGATTTTATAATTATATGTCATAGAGTGTACATATTTAAGAAGTCACTAAAGAGTCAAATTTGATATCATGCTAAAGACAAAGTCTTGCAtctcctttaaaaatacataaaaaaaaaatcttatgaTTATGAGACAGATCTATTGTCCAATCTAactcatgaattttttttttaatcacacAAGTATTGTTTTTAATCCCACGAGAATTACTTTTCATTTTAAGTATGAACTGGATTGATCCATCTCACGGATATAAATTTATGATACTGTGTAACTGCTCTTCAAAATAATTGAAATGGCCATAATTAAAAGTCAGCTAGAATCACTATCCAAGATCTATCGGGTCGACACTTAGATTTCCCTTCCAAGCTGTTCTAGCACGTTTGCCAATCACCCCACCAAATTACACCACCAAGACAATCCGAAAAACATTATTTTCGTCAAAGCGGAAAATACAGACTTGGCAAGAAAAAATTTATGCAAATATTATCATATCAAATAGAATTAACTACATTTCAGTGGtaatatatttttcatgatGCATCTTGCGTCACATCATAAAATTTACTTGTTCTTGAAATATATGTAATATGCCAAACATATTATTATTCAGTTATTCTCTTATAATCACGGGCGTGAGGTTGGGAATATTCACATGGTATTTTTTTATCCAAACTAAATAGGCCGCAATATGCTTCTCACAAGTTATATATAGCATAAAACATATTATCGATAACTGAAAGTTGAATAAGCCGTGGCTTTGAAAATAAATAACGTCCTTCCATAATCATACAACATCTGCAAGAAGCACTTAGTCATTCAATTATATGCTGAGAAAATGAGAATCTAGAAACAAGGGACCGTGCAGATCCCGAAGCACCACTTGCTGGGCTAGGCTGGTTGACACTTTTGCGCCTGCACATTGATCATCGAGTATGATCGCTTTTTTGTCCAcccaaaaataaaacaaaaatgtggtattcaagcatgtatttATATGAATTAAAGCAAGTGAATAAATAGAAATTATTGCACTGTGATATATTACAAGTATAATCCCATATGTGAGTTATCTCCTCACGGCTGAACTGAAGGAGAATTGCCATAACAGTTAACAGTCTCTCCATTTCACCTATTCATTGGAAAAGGAGAGTAAGAAACAATCAACAGTGAGTTCTGTTAGTTTATACTTTGTATCTCAATAAGTAATACAGGATTAGATACGATGGAGTGTGAACCAAATAGCGATAAGTTTCAATATCATAATAGGAAAAACTGTGCATACTAAGATCTGTTGTTCTGCAGCAGACATACTAGAATTCTAGGCTTCCTGCTTCTGATAAGCTGTGCTCAgcaattaaaaaaacaaatgcaTGTGAAGACCCAGCCAATTTTGTAGTAGATGAAACTCTAACGCGAGACATTTTAACTTCTGATTATAGAAACGTAGAACttaaaaaaatagaatcttTGTCCCTGAAACTGTAAGGTCATATATATATGATCAGAAACAGAACTAAAAATCCAAATCTTGACAGGCAATGAATGTTTATGGTTATTTGCGTAGAAGAGAAACACATACTTGTGGTCTCGAGTCCAGCAACTGATGTAGATTCTTCTTGTCATCCAAAAGCCTAGAAATCTCTTTGTCCTTCTCCATCATTTTATCAGCAAGATCATGAAACGAATTTTGCTCTTCCTACAAGTTACAAAAGTTAAACAATGAGAATGTGAGCCCAATTTTACTAGTAAGATTACATTCCAGAGGTAACAACCTTGAAATTTTCACAACGTGACCTCAGCTCTTCTACTTCTTTTTGCAAATTTTCACAATAGGACACCTCATTTTGCTTACTCATTGCTTCATGTCTCACTATAAAGATAAATTATAACGTAAACAATATTTTCACCACAGAAAATGGTGATTGGTATTTTATTGCACATAGATAACACTAAACGGTTGATGACATCTCCATGTTTTGAAAATTTCTTTCCTATGCTTCCATTTCAGACTGATGCATAGAGAAAGCAGAGTCCAAATTCATCTGAATGcttttttaatattctgatctgCCGTGCCGAGAGCTGCATCTCTGAAATGAAAGATCGAGAAGAATCAGAACAAAGtagatttcaaaatcaaattccTTGGCTTCATAAGTCGTATATTGCACAGTTCACTTGAATGTAGTTTTTGGCACAACCAAGCATGCCCTTACGGCAACTTCGGTTGTAACTTGTAACATCATTAGTGGTGTGAAAATACATTTCAGAAAACATACTTTCCCACAATCAGTTTGTTCCCAAAAACCATTTAGTATTAGTAAATTTTAAAGCAATTCCAAAAATGCTATCGCCTGGTGACCGTCCAACATTCGGTCAAAACATCTTTCTTGACTTTATACCATTTAGTTACCCTTGAATTATACGTAAATAAGGATATAATAGTAATTTGTAGATATGTTTGtaatatttattgtatttttaatatacAAGGAGAATTAGtacattttatataaataaatatcgagagagatttattaattatattttttagatGACAAGGTCtagattattaaaaatattaaatttgattCCACAATTGAAAAAAGGTCGTGGTGAATATGTTaatggagtgagtctcatgtgagatcgtctcacggatcataatctatgagacggatcaaccctactcatattcacaataaaaagtaatactcttagcataaaaaatgatACTTGTTCATGTGTGACCCAactaaaagatccgtctcacaaataatacccgtgagaccgtctcccacaagtttttgccatgttAATGATATGTTGTTGATATTTCTTCACACTTCCTCTAATTTTTAAAAacactaaaattttaaatatatgaggaacgaaattttattttctgtaagtaattattaaaattaataaaatattaacgtTAAATTAACAGTTTCTGTAAAATGCGACGAATAAACACTTTTTTCGTTcatcatataataatttaatatatatattttttttgtaaaattgtTTATATCATTAGAAAAAACACTGAAATAGATGAAAATTTTGGAAGATCCAAACAGATTTCAGCCAACACTTGTGGACAAATTTCCTCCCAAAAAGAATAATATAATTCATCATAAAAATAGTTATACCTTGTGAGAAAGGAAAGCCAAAAAATCACCTTTGGAATTAACTTCTGACACCATATTTCCCTCCACCACAAAACATACAACTCTACTAGAGAAAATAATCAAATCTGAACAAAACATGGACTAATAGAGAAAGCCCAAACAACAATTACCACATTACAAACCACTGAAAGTTAGAAAAGAGTTTAGGCAATTGAATATGGTTGATATTTATCTGTGGATGAAAGGAGCTCGGCCAAACAAAATTTGAGACGTTTGTGATGCAAAGTTGGGCAACTTAGTATGAACGATTATGCCTGATTCATAAGAAAAAAGAACGACATGGAGGAATTAACAACGATTGGAGTGAGATTATATTGCATGACTTCCAACATGCTCAACTAGCTGTATCTTCTGCCAAGCAAACAAACCAATGTCATTCACCTCGGGTAAGGGTTGTTCCACCAAAAGACAAACTCGGATATGATGTCGATGCCGCTCCATAGGGGACTTCAGTCTATCATGTTTGCTAAACTTCTTTCTCTTGAAGTTGGTTCAAAGATTTCACAAATGACCCAACTACTATGTGAAGTCCATAGCTACATACATCAAACTTATCCTGGATTCTCAAAAAAACATTACCCTTATCATTTTCAAGCTCTTGAAGTTGGTTCAAAGATTTCTCAAATGACCCAACTTACTATGTGAAGTCCATAGCTACACACATCAAACTTATCCTGGATTCTCAAAAAAACATTACCCTTATCATGTTCAAGGATCGACAAATGTAATTGTACATTCTAATTGATGCTTTTACTATTTCATCCTCGCCTCATTTTGTGTGGGAGACTGAGATTTTCTTATATGGCTGATTCATCTTGTAATAATCACATCTTAACTTTTCAATATAATTTgaccataaaaaaaattttgaccccCTGAAAGCAAAACTCACATCAATAAGTTAGGAACACTCGTGGTTCAAATTCAATTGCCAACCCCCAAATTGTTCTCGATACCTTATCAACAACATTAGTTCTGAGAAGATGGATTGCAGCAAAACTTCAAGTGATTATCATTAAAATAGAAGGCAGTGAacatagaaaataaaattacgaTTACAGATACTATTTTCATTTGATTCAACTTAGAGATACAGAACAAAGATCTATCCAGACTTAGTTGAGTCATAATGAGGGAATACATACGTCTTCCTAACCCAATTTCCACATCTCATCTGtcactcatcatcatcatcctcatcatcatcatcctgaaatttaaattaaatataaataccAAAGGAAATCCTTAATTGCACTACACACTATTGGTTAATATACTCGACTTTAGATATGGTTTGCGCCGATAATTTCTGAAGGAAAACAAGCATACCGCATCGCTTCCATCctcatcatcattttcatcattaACTTCAGATCTAGATTTGTCGCTCTCTTCTTCTTCAGTACCAGCACCTTCATTCTGTCAAAGCATTATGAAAGAATTTGAATTAAGTAAATTGATTTCGGCAATTCGTGTAAATGGGCATGTGTCAATAATCACCATTTTCTTGTTGTATGCCTGTAGAGTCTTCTCGTACTCGGCCTTCCGTTTCTCTGCCTTGGCAACGAATGGAGCTTTCTCCTGGAACAAATTTGAAGAATTTTAGATCTGTATCTTAAGAGATAAATGAATAATCTGCTTTCGAAGTAGAACCATACCGCCTCAGACAACGATTTCCACTTGTCACCACCAGCCTTCCCAACCTAAACAAAACATCGAATTCGTATAATTACTTGCAACTCGTAAAACAATCCATGATTACTGATATATCAGAAAAAACAGCAATCACTTACAGTGGCAACAGATTTGTTATTGGGATGCTTCTCTTTGTATTGTTTTCTAAAGTCCTCCCTAGGTAATTTAAACACGCATAAGACAAAAGCTTGACCAGTAAAAAATTCGGATCGACGACAGAAAACTCATATTTACATGAAAACGAAGAAAGCACTAGCAGGTCTCTTAGGCTTGTTTGGATCCTTAACCGGCTTTCCCTTCTTCACTGGCTTCTTTCCAGCTGCTGCTCCTCCTTTCTTCACCGACAGCCTTCCAAAAACATTGAAAATTAATGAAAACCCAAAAGACAAGAACAAAAATAACCACAGATCTAAAAGGTCACAAAAAATTACTCACTTAGGATCAGCCTTTTTGGCCTCGGTTTTCGATCTGCCTCCTTTCATGTCTCCACTGCGAAGAAAACAAGCCGAAAATCAGCGAAACCGTCAGAAATCGGTGCGAAACGTCACGTAAGCGGAGAAAAGCGTCGGAAATCGGCGCGACTCGGGCGAGTCAAAGTGGCAAGAGCGTGAAGCTCACCTAGGGTAGGGTTCTTTGCTTTGCTGTGGTAGCGTGTCGTCTTAAGAATGAACGAAAAGGTCGATAGAAATAGGAGAAATTTCGAAGGAAAGGGTATATAAATTCCTCAAAGGAAAACTATTGAAGTCCGGGTTTGGGCGGGATTTCAAATTCTTTTTTGCCACGTAATCGATCCTCGTGATGCCGCTTGGATCCTACCATTGTCTGCCACGTCATCCCCCTCCCCTTTGTGTTTTCTCCCGGAGGTGGTTTCGCCCGTTGGATGACCTGCTAGGAGAATGATGGGGAGACGTGTCGTCATATGAGATCGCGATGGGATTTAAGCTATGGAAGCGTAGTTCAGTGCTTTGAAGGTGTTATGACTAAGTTAACCTTGTCGTTATTACGGTTTCAGGCCTCAAGGTATATAAGCGTGTGTCCTCGTGGGCATTCATTAAACAA is a genomic window containing:
- the LOC140821988 gene encoding protein GRIP-like isoform X1 — translated: MSKQNEVSYCENLQKEVEELRSRCENFKEEQNSFHDLADKMMEKDKEISRLLDDKKNLHQLLDSRPQLIRSRKPRILVCLLQNNRS
- the LOC140821988 gene encoding protein GRIP-like isoform X2, producing the protein MSKQNEVSYCENLQKEVEELRSRCENFKEEQNSFHDLADKMMEKDKEISRLLDDKKNLHQLLDSRPQFQGQRFYFFKFYVSIIRS
- the LOC140821788 gene encoding HMG1/2-like protein — protein: MKGGRSKTEAKKADPKLSVKKGGAAAGKKPVKKGKPVKDPNKPKRPASAFFVFMEDFRKQYKEKHPNNKSVATVGKAGGDKWKSLSEAEKAPFVAKAEKRKAEYEKTLQAYNKKMNEGAGTEEEESDKSRSEVNDENDDEDGSDADDDDEDDDDE